Below is a window of Humulus lupulus chromosome 2, drHumLupu1.1, whole genome shotgun sequence DNA.
AAAGAAAACACCAGAGATTTTATCGAGGTTGACCCAATATTGGGCTACGTCCTCGTTGAGTTGCTTTTTAGATGGTGAGCTCAGATTTCCATTGATAAGCACACAATTACAAGGATTTAGCTTGGATTCCCAGTCACAGAAAGACGACAAGGTAATCcttcttctcaaaactctctcAATAtgattattttctctcttttctttcttacAAAAAAACTCTCACTAACTCTCTCCCTTGTTTCTCTGTTTTTCTTAATTCTCTTGCTTCTGAGTTCTTCTCGGATCTTGCTTAAAAAACTTTATCTTCACCAAATGCTAGCATCAGGTATATATATGATAAGACTTCTTCTAATTTTTGTGTCTGTTAGATAGTTTGTTAGGAAGAGTTGGATTGAAACTGATTGCTGATGTGTTCTGAAAAGTTGTTGAGTTTAGTCTTGTAACTAATTTGTAATCTTGTAAATGATCTGAGAGAAAAGCATTTGAGATTTTCCTGTAACTGATTTGTAAGCCTACGGGCAAAagagtttatttttgtaactggATTTAATGGTAACAGCTTAAGTGGGGATTTACACAACAATTTCCACCTGAATCCCCACTTGAGCTGTTATAAATGCTTTGTATTTTTCCATCTGAGGGTCTTAGCTCTAATCTGCTAGGTTCACCATCCTGTGTCAATCCCTAGTAAATTTAAGCAATGCTTAAATTTAGTTAGGGTTACCACTTTAGTTCCCATATCAGCTGGGTTGTCTTCTGTAGGCACTTTGTCTATGACAATGTGACCTTGTGTCACCTTGTTTCTGATGaagtggtattttatctctatgtGCTTAGTTCTGTCATGAAACATAGGATTCTTGCATAAATGCACATAACTTTGGCTATCTAAGTAGACAGTAGGTATATCATTAAGTAGTTTAATTTCCTCCATTAGACCCTTTATCCAAATAGCTTCCTTTATTGCCTCAGTAGTTGCTATGTATTCTGATTCTGTAGTTGATAGTGCCACAACAAGTTGCAGTTGAACTTTCCAGCTAACACAGTTTCCTCCCATTAAGAACATATAGGCAAATGTAGACTTTCGGCTGTCCCTATCCCCTGCATAGTCAGCATCACTGTATCCCTCTATTGTAGTGCTTGCTTGTAGCTGTTTGTAGAAAAATCCCACCTTAGTAGATCCAATTAGGTATCTGAATAACCATTTCATAGCTAGCCAATGAGTTCTCCCAGGATTAGACATATACTTACTAAGGACACTAATAGCATGGGCTAGGTCTGGTCTTGTACAGACCATTAGGTACATTATAGAGCCCACATCATTAGAATAAGGTACCTTGCTCATCTCTTCCTCTCCTGTTTTAGTCTTAGGGCATTGTTCCTTAGATAAGGTATACTGATTTGTGATAGGTTGTGAGGCAGGTTTAGCTCCCTTCATAGAAAACTTCTCTATAATCTTGTGAATGTAATCCTCTTAAGTCATACACAATCTTCCATTGCTTCTGTCCCTCTTTATAGTAATTCCTAGTATCTTTGTAGTTGTGCCTAGGTCCTTCATCTCAAATTTTGTCTTGAGTAAGCCTTTTATCACCTCTATATGAGACCTTTCCTTGCTAATGATcaacatgtcatctacatacaGTAGTAAATAGATAACATCATTCACCTTAGTACCTTTGAAGTATAGGCAGATATTATAGTAGCTTTTAGTGAACCCTAGCTTCATCATAAATGCATCAAATTTCTTGTTCCATTGCCTAGGTGGCTGTTTAAGTCCATACAAGGACTTAATCAGTTTGCATACATGATCTTCCTTTCTCTTGACCTCAAAACCCTTAGGCTGGTGCATATAGATGTCTTCCTCTAATTCCCCATGTAGAAAAGCAGTGGTCACATCCATCTGGTCTATTTCCATGTTAAACTGATTTGCTAGTGATAGAATAGTCCTGATAGTTTTTATTTTACCACTGGTGAAATTTTTTATGTAAAGTCTATTCCTTCTTTCTGTGTAAAGCCTTTAGCAACTAGTCTAGCCTTGTACCTTATAGGTTCTTCCTTCCTTTAGTTTATACAACCATTTACAGTATATTATACTCTTTCCTTTAGGTTTAGGTACCAATTTCCATGTCTGGTTCTTTTGTAGTGACTTCATCTCATCCTTCATAGCCTGTATCCAATTTTCTGCCTTATTACCCTTTACAACTTCTTCATATCTTTGTGGTTATTCTGAGTCAGCTTCTAAGTTACCCATGAAAGCATAGGCTAGGTCTTCATTCCATATGTTGAAGCTGTATTTCAAGTTAGGCTTAGGAATCCTCTTCTCTCAGTCTCGGGTCAGTTGATAATCTGCCAGATTTTCAATTTGTTGAGGTTCTTCAGGTTCTATTTCTCTGATTTTCCTCCTCAATAGGTTCCACCTGAACCGTATCTGGTTCAGGTTGGTGAGTAATCGGTTCCACCTGATTTATATCTTGTGCTTGTTCCTCTATTTGGTATGAACTTTTTGGATTTAAAATTATTGTTCCTGCAGGGTTAGTGTTAGATAAACAAGGAAATACATTTTCTTTAAAAATGACATCACGACTTATGATAGTTTAAAAACCCCCCTTTTTCTCTCAGCCATAATCTATAGCCTTTAACCCCTTCAAGATAACCTAGAAAAATACATTTAACAGCCCTAGGTTCTAATTTCCCAACACTTTTGTGTGTATAGGCTGCACAACCAAATACTTTCAGGTTTGACAAATCTGGTTGTTTACCTGACCACCTTTCTTCGGGAGtttttgttaggaaaatatgtatttgcctcaatggaaataataataaattacaactctatgcaatatattacaaataaataatgattgattaaaaagagttacaactctataactgaaaattacaaataaacaaagaaaatgaagaagaagagaatagtaaaatacaactctaagcaaaatgttacaaataaagtaaagtgtttgaaacaaaagaaaagaaaagattacaactcttgaacaataaatacaagtaaatagagaagaacaatataaagatgaaaagcaatagaaagaaagaaaggaacaagaaacaaaagataaacaactctcactcacactaccaaagtgaagagtgttgggaatcaccaacttgaacaaggtttgaaacctttgtccaaaagcttatttcccctaactcaagcactaagggatctctcacagattataggaaatgatttatggaattatcaagcctcaaggtgtttctagccaagtgctctaatggatagaaatgtcgtgtcttacaagtgagcattatgctcctatttatagagtttgagataccctttggatttcaaattccaccaatccccatggctgttaccaatgtttaattggattaatatggaattaaaattgagatttgggagttatttgggtttttagaaccgttcaacacatttggaaaaaactgaaaatttggcctgaaatgcacctgtggccgcggccagggacatcagtggccgcggccactgctttcTGTCCCCCATGCCACGgacaccatcattcagtggccgcggccacagccctTTTTTCTGCACttgaaaatgtgatgtttttccaaacggttccaaaccctcccaaatgactttgtaactcccaaaacacattattagggtaaaaatcatatctccaacaaccatattttataatggctttatgaaatccaatctcaaatgtgtaacatataatatacacattattgggtaatatatgagagttacaaatttgtaactccaaaatatgtcacatttaggcacatacatgtgtccaattttgtgactctcaataatatgttacaaggtgtggcatatcacatttgtgtgacaaatcacattttgtcacattatttaatataatgttatattatatgaaataatataacattcccccactagattaaataatcactttttgtaacacttatttaatcaatcaaacattatattaaaatataatattcacccacttgattaaataatcactctctatagaaacctttgcattggtggataaagtaaaatgtctttcgacttgaattttaccttactGTAATTATCActaagtttgttgaaattttggttgccgaagcattgaaccactatcccttgataacaaaccggtgataacacacacacctttgctgtgtttacttgagacctcaatgtctcgcttttgcaccgttaatggccatg
It encodes the following:
- the LOC133814461 gene encoding secreted RxLR effector protein 161-like encodes the protein MKGAKPASQPITNQYTLSKEQCPKTKTGEEEMSKVPYSNDVGSIMYLMVCTRPDLAHAISVLSKYMSNPGRTHWLAMKWLFRYLIGSTKVGFFYKQLQASTTIEGYSDADYAGDRDSRKSTFAYMFLMGGNCVSWKVQLQLVVALSTTESEYIATTEAIKEAIWIKGLMEEIKLLNDIPTVYLDSQSYVHLCKNPMFHDRTKHIEIKYHFIRNKVTQGHIVIDKVPTEDNPADMGTKVVTLTKFKHCLNLLGIDTGW